The sequence AAACAAGCACAGTTCTCATTACAGAGTTACAAGAAAAATTAAGCAGTAACGATACCCAACTTAAAAAAGCACAAGAGGTAACTGCTACTAAAGTGAAAAAATAGAAAACTAAAAACCGCCAAATTTTGGCGGTTTTTTTATAGTGCTATTTTAATATAATGCCAGAGATGCATGGCCAATTCTTTTGAAACACCAGAGACAGGCGTCTTTTCAAATGTTTGGCGAAAACCAGGTAATATCGATTGAATGATGTGATATTTTGGTGTTTCTTTTTGTAATTCAGCCAGAATGAATACAGCATATTCAAAACCTTCTGGATTATTTTTTACAGAATTAATAGCGATGAACAGTTCAAATTCACTTATTAATGCCGCTTGAGTAAGTGGACTAAGGTCGATGTTATTACGAATGCTATCCAACATTTCAACTGAAATAGAAACTTCTTTGGTGCGAAGCATATTTGGTAGAATAGCCTTGATGTTTGCTAATGACCGGCGGATAATTCGCTCCGGTTCAAACTGTGTTTCACCCGAACCAACAATGATACGGATAACGTGATGAATCATCCCAAAAGTAAGAACGGCAGCTTCATAGCTATAGGGTTTTACCTCTTCACCATGGACCTCCACAAGACGATTAGACAACCAGTCTAATTCTGTTAAATGATGTAAATTTACGACTTTTTGAATTTCTTTATCATCCGAATGATAAATAGATTCGAAGATACGCACAAGATTACGTTCTTTATTGATCCGCATAAAAACACCAATTTGACGAGCAAGGATATCTTCATCTGCTAATTTTGATCCAATCGCTAATTCATTTCGCAAGAGCGTAGCTTCTGCACGGCTTTCTTCTAAGATAGCAATCAAACACTCACTCTTAGAAGTAAAGTGGTTATAAAACGTACCTTTAGAAATTTGAGCAGCGGTAATGATATCAGTCATAGAAGTATTAGTGAAGCCTTTATCGATGAATAGATCACGAGCCGCATTTATAATTTGTGTTTTACGTAGGTTCATATCTGCTCCTTTTTAATTGTTATATACCATTATTCTAACGTCAAAGGGTTGATTTATCAAGAGTACAATAAAAAAACAAAAAATATATTGCTATAATTAGACCGATGGTATAAAATTGTTCTAGCATGGAAAATGAATCGATAAGGAGATACAATTAATGACAACCGAAAAAATCGTACAAAAAGCACCAATTGGGATGATAGTTATTTTGTTTATTGGAGCGTTCGTAGCGTTTCTTAATAATACATTATTAAATATAGCATTACCAACAATTATGAAAGACTTTAATATCACTTACTCAAAAGTACAATGGGTAACAACAGGGTATATGTTAGTCAGTGGGGTATTGATTCCTGCTTCTGCCTTTTTCATTACTCGTTTTAAAACAAAAGGGCTTTATATTACGGCAATGGCCATTTTTACAGCCGGTACAGTATTAGCTGCGTTGTCACCTAACTTTGGGACATTGCTTGCTGGACGTATGATTCAAGCAGCAGGGGCATCAGTGATGTCGCCGCTATTAATGAATGTTATGTTAAAAAGCTTCCCGATTGAAAAACGTGGAGCGGCAATGGGAACCTTTGGATTAGTTCTCTTTGTTGCTCCTGCAATTGGACCCACACTATCAGGGTATATTATCCAAAGCCATGATTGGCGCATGTTATTTGAAATGATTGTGCCATTCGCAGTAATTAGTTTATTACTCAGTGTCTGGAAGTTAGAGAATATTCTTGATACGCGTCATGTGAAATTGGATTACCTTTCATTAGTATTATCAACGGTTGGATTTGGTGGTTTATTATATGGCTTCAGTTCTGCAGGTGATAAAGGTTGGTCAAGTCCCATCGTCTACGGCATGATTGCTGTTGGAGCGGTAGGGTTAGTGTTATTTATTTTACGTCAATTACGCATGAAAGAACCAATGTTACAGATGCGTGTTTATAAATACCCAATGTTTGCATTAGCTTCTGCTATTTCGATGATTTTATCGATGGCGATGTTTGCCGGCATGATTTTAACACCTGCATACGTACAAAGTGTGCGTGGTATTTCACCTTTACATGCAGGTTTGATGTTATTACCAGGTGCATTAGTCATGGCGATTATGTCGCCAATTACAGGTCGCTTATTTGATAAATTTGGTCCAAAGATTTTAGCGATTACTGGGTTAGTCATCACAGCAGTCGCAACATATTTCTTAACGCAATTAGAAGTAGATTCAACGTATACGTTTATTATTTCAATTTATACAATCCGTATGTTTGGTATTTCATTAGTGATGATGCCGATAATGACGAATGGTCTGAATCAATTGCCACAAGAATTGAACCCTCACGCAACAGCTGTTAATAATACGGCGCAACAAGTCGCAGGGGCGATTGGTACAGCTATATTGATTACTATTATGGATAAACACATTGTGACGCGTGCAACGGAGCTAGCAGCAACCGCTAAAGAAAAAGCAATTCAAGCAGGTGCAGCAATGTCTCCAGATCAAGTCGCTGCAGTGAAAGCTCAAATTACACAAACGGCTTTACTTGATGGTATTAATTATACGTTCATGGTTGCCACAGGTATTACAATTCTAGCATTAGTGTTATCGTTCTTCTTGAAACGTTCGAAACCTTTCGGAAAATAATCAACAAATGCTTAAACAAGCACCCTCTATTTTGGATAGTGGGTGTTTTTGTGCAGAGAAGAATTTTTTAGTTTTCAATATAACAGCTTATTAATTTAACTGTTTTCCAAAAGTTTTCTTTATGAAAAGTGTATTGACAGAGTTTATGTGCTAACATAAAACTAATGAAACGCTTTTAAACCTATTTACTAAAGCCGTAATTAAATGAGAGAAGAGGTTATAAGTATGCTGAAAAAAACCGTAGTAGCCTTAGCGCTATTTTTTATGATTTTAATAGTAGGTAATATAATGTATTCTTTTTTAACTGAAAAAACAGGTTTTGATTATCCGATATGGCTGCAAATTGTGATGGTTATTTCTTTTAGTGTTCTTGCTATTATGAAAGTTCAAACGAAAAATTACATCGTAACGCTGGCTGCTAGTCTAGCAATTATCTTACTTATTACAAGCCTATTAAATACGTGATTTTTGAATAACTGAGTTAAAGAGTGTAGACATTGAATTGTCTACATTCTTTTTTTATAGTTTTAAGGTGAGAATCATGCCACCAGTGGTTTAGTTTGGTGTGATGGAGTATAAAATAATAATTAGAGTCCAATAGATAAAAAAGTTAAAAGTTAAATTGTGCTGAAGTTAAGTATTAAATAGAGCGCTTACAATATATAGTTTTAGTGGGGGGAGCAAACATGATAAACAAAAGATTCAATCGTATTATTGTGGAGTTAGCTAAGAAGGAAGAAAACATTATTACAAAAGAACAACTGATGTTCTTCTTGTCTTGTTCAGAGAGTAAAGCGCTTGAGGAAATAGATAAAGTTAATATGAATTTAACTTTACTCGGTCTTCCGTTAATTGAACAAACAGGTGATCAGTTTTTCATTTCGGCATTAGTTCAACATCGTTGGAACGAAGTAATCATTGGTCGGAAATTCGCGACAATAGTCTATAGTGAGTCTGACAGACAAGCACTACTCTATTTAATTACTTTTACTGAGTTAGAAAATTTATCAGTTTTTCATTATCAGTCTTTTTTAAGAGTTAGTCGTAATACAGTGTTGGCTGATATAAAAAAAATGCGAAAAAAATTAGAGAGAATGAATATTCAATTAACATATTCTCGTAGAACTGGTTTTCATCTCGTGGGTAATGAAAAAAATGTAAGAACTGTTGCACGAAAATACATTCTTAAAATAGCTATAACTGAGACAGGAAAGTGGGGACTTTCACAAATATTGAAAATAAAAACGAATACCTTTTATTGGGAATTAACAGCAAATTTTGAAAAATTTATTCAAAATAATGAATTGTCAGTTGTCCCAAGTCGTATTGAGGAAACTATTTGGTTTATTGGTTTGTTACTATGTCGAAGACTACAACATCCAGTTATTTTTTCTAAGCAAGAACTTTAAGAGTTAGAACAACTTAATATATATAAACTAAGTGAACTTTTTTTAAAAGAGTATACCGAGGATGAAGATAATAGTAGTGAAATTGCTTATTTCACAATCATTTTAATGACAATTGTACAGGGTGATATTAGTGATACTTCGCTCAATCA comes from Brochothrix thermosphacta DSM 20171 = FSL F6-1036 and encodes:
- a CDS encoding TetR/AcrR family transcriptional regulator, which gives rise to MNLRKTQIINAARDLFIDKGFTNTSMTDIITAAQISKGTFYNHFTSKSECLIAILEESRAEATLLRNELAIGSKLADEDILARQIGVFMRINKERNLVRIFESIYHSDDKEIQKVVNLHHLTELDWLSNRLVEVHGEEVKPYSYEAAVLTFGMIHHVIRIIVGSGETQFEPERIIRRSLANIKAILPNMLRTKEVSISVEMLDSIRNNIDLSPLTQAALISEFELFIAINSVKNNPEGFEYAVFILAELQKETPKYHIIQSILPGFRQTFEKTPVSGVSKELAMHLWHYIKIAL
- a CDS encoding DHA2 family efflux MFS transporter permease subunit, producing MTTEKIVQKAPIGMIVILFIGAFVAFLNNTLLNIALPTIMKDFNITYSKVQWVTTGYMLVSGVLIPASAFFITRFKTKGLYITAMAIFTAGTVLAALSPNFGTLLAGRMIQAAGASVMSPLLMNVMLKSFPIEKRGAAMGTFGLVLFVAPAIGPTLSGYIIQSHDWRMLFEMIVPFAVISLLLSVWKLENILDTRHVKLDYLSLVLSTVGFGGLLYGFSSAGDKGWSSPIVYGMIAVGAVGLVLFILRQLRMKEPMLQMRVYKYPMFALASAISMILSMAMFAGMILTPAYVQSVRGISPLHAGLMLLPGALVMAIMSPITGRLFDKFGPKILAITGLVITAVATYFLTQLEVDSTYTFIISIYTIRMFGISLVMMPIMTNGLNQLPQELNPHATAVNNTAQQVAGAIGTAILITIMDKHIVTRATELAATAKEKAIQAGAAMSPDQVAAVKAQITQTALLDGINYTFMVATGITILALVLSFFLKRSKPFGK
- a CDS encoding helix-turn-helix domain-containing protein produces the protein MINKRFNRIIVELAKKEENIITKEQLMFFLSCSESKALEEIDKVNMNLTLLGLPLIEQTGDQFFISALVQHRWNEVIIGRKFATIVYSESDRQALLYLITFTELENLSVFHYQSFLRVSRNTVLADIKKMRKKLERMNIQLTYSRRTGFHLVGNEKNVRTVARKYILKIAITETGKWGLSQILKIKTNTFYWELTANFEKFIQNNELSVVPSRIEETIWFIGLLLCRRLQHPVIFSKQEL